Proteins found in one Brevibacillus brevis genomic segment:
- a CDS encoding serine hydrolase domain-containing protein — protein MTLGANVSDARCRQLDELFSAIAEQNNWSGNILILEEGKPFYQNSIGMANLETAERLSPHSVFELASVSKAFTAMGIMILQEQGKLDYTDTVNSFFPDFPYDDITVENLLVHTSGLPDYMDLFAEHWDKSKIATNQDILEQLIKHRPTVLFPPNEKYEYSNTGYALLASIVEHVAGTRFADFLQQHIFQPLDMQHTKVYNRRHSPELIQHYAYGYLYSAPSEALVLPDESSEQDFVIYLDGIQGDGAVSSTLDDLRKWDRALYTEKLVKKATLERAFSPVQLSDNSLSHYGYGWRLREDQVTGKVVHHGGSWPGYRSWLRRYIQKDKTIIYLTNVDQEREWTEKVVEAVENILFEQPYVMP, from the coding sequence ATGACACTGGGAGCCAACGTAAGTGATGCAAGATGCCGCCAGCTTGATGAGCTTTTTTCTGCGATTGCTGAACAAAATAATTGGAGCGGCAACATCTTGATTTTGGAAGAAGGAAAACCTTTTTATCAAAATTCCATAGGAATGGCCAATCTGGAAACGGCCGAGAGATTGTCACCGCATTCTGTATTTGAGCTTGCATCCGTTTCCAAGGCGTTTACAGCAATGGGCATCATGATCTTGCAAGAGCAAGGGAAGCTCGACTATACAGATACAGTGAACAGCTTCTTCCCAGATTTCCCTTATGACGATATTACCGTAGAGAACCTACTTGTGCACACATCCGGTTTGCCAGATTACATGGATTTATTTGCAGAACATTGGGACAAATCGAAAATCGCGACGAATCAAGACATCCTCGAACAGCTAATCAAGCATCGACCCACCGTATTGTTTCCACCCAATGAAAAGTATGAGTATAGTAATACTGGCTATGCATTATTGGCTTCTATCGTAGAACACGTAGCTGGTACACGATTTGCCGATTTCTTGCAGCAACACATTTTTCAACCACTAGATATGCAGCACACGAAAGTGTACAACCGAAGACATTCTCCTGAGTTGATCCAGCATTACGCCTACGGTTACTTGTATTCTGCTCCATCTGAAGCACTAGTGTTACCGGATGAATCAAGTGAGCAGGATTTTGTCATTTATCTGGATGGCATTCAGGGAGACGGCGCGGTCAGTTCAACACTGGATGACTTGCGTAAGTGGGACAGAGCTCTCTACACAGAAAAGCTGGTCAAAAAAGCAACACTAGAGAGAGCGTTTTCCCCAGTGCAGCTTAGTGACAACAGTCTATCTCATTATGGGTATGGCTGGCGGCTACGTGAAGATCAGGTGACAGGAAAAGTCGTGCATCACGGCGGAAGCTGGCCGGGGTATAGAAGCTGGCTAAGACGTTACATTCAAAAAGATAAAACGATTATTTATCTCACAAACGTGGACCAGGAACGGGAGTGGACAGAAAAAGTAGTAGAGGCAGTCGAGAATATTTTATTCGAACAACCGTATGTCATGCCGTAA
- a CDS encoding response regulator transcription factor has translation MSILTVREREVAALVLEGLTNAEIAARLYLSEVTVKKHLKSIFEKMDVSNRTQLVKKMLV, from the coding sequence ATGAGCATACTGACGGTACGAGAAAGGGAAGTAGCCGCTCTTGTTCTGGAGGGATTAACGAACGCCGAAATCGCTGCCCGCTTGTATTTGAGCGAAGTAACGGTAAAAAAGCATTTGAAATCCATTTTTGAAAAGATGGATGTCAGCAACCGGACACAACTGGTGAAAAAAATGCTTGTGTAA
- a CDS encoding ATP-binding cassette domain-containing protein has protein sequence MSESNQEYIVISGARENNLKNVSLRIPKRKITIFTGVSGSGKSSIVFDTIAAESTRLLNENFSMFVRNFLPRYPQPDTDAIENLSMAVIVDQKRLGGGSHSTMGTITDISPILRLLFSRVGKPYVGQAHMFSFNDPQGMCPECNGIGRKLGVDLSKAVDMSKSLNEGAIMLPDYKVDSWDWTIIVQSGSFDPDKKLSDYSEVELEQLLYGKARKVKMDFAGKATNITVEGVIEKFTNKYIKQDVKTKSERTQKAVAPFISEGPCPSCLGARLSQAALNCKINGLNIAEMSSMEVGRLIRVIQEIDDSVAAPMVKSLTERLQHLVDIGLDYLTLDRETDTLSGGESQRVKMVKHLSGSLVDVTYIFDEPSVGLHPRDVHRLNELLQKLRDKGNTVIVVEHDPDVIKVADHIVDVGPHAGSHGGTIVYEGNFQGLLESGTLTGTHMNRPLQLKQDSRKATGKLTIENATLHNLQNVNVDIPTGVLTVVTGVAGSGKSTLINEVFLAKHPDAIVIDQSAVGVSTRSNPATYTGIMDDVRKAFASANKVNQGLFSFNSKGACENCQGLGVVYTDLAFLESVKLPCEVCGGRRFKEEVLAYKLNGKSIAEVLEMTVEQALEFFELKEVVRKLQAMSDVGLNYITLGQPLSTLSGGECQRIKLASELHKKGSIYVMDEPTTGLHMSDIGHLLEIMNRLVDAGNTVIVIEHNLDVISQADWIIDMGPDGGSNGGQVVFEGTPPQIIHAEQSITGRYLK, from the coding sequence ATGAGCGAGTCTAATCAGGAGTATATCGTAATCTCGGGTGCGAGGGAAAACAATCTCAAGAACGTCTCCTTACGTATTCCCAAGCGGAAGATTACGATCTTCACCGGTGTATCTGGGTCCGGCAAGTCGTCGATCGTCTTCGATACGATCGCTGCAGAATCCACACGATTGCTGAATGAAAACTTCAGCATGTTCGTTCGCAATTTCCTGCCGCGCTATCCGCAGCCGGATACGGACGCGATCGAGAACCTGAGCATGGCAGTTATCGTGGACCAGAAGCGGTTGGGCGGCGGTTCCCATTCCACGATGGGCACGATTACCGATATTTCTCCCATTCTCCGTCTTCTCTTCTCCCGAGTAGGAAAGCCCTATGTTGGACAAGCGCACATGTTCTCTTTTAACGATCCACAAGGTATGTGTCCCGAATGCAACGGGATCGGTCGCAAATTAGGCGTCGACCTCAGCAAGGCAGTAGACATGTCCAAGTCGTTGAATGAAGGGGCAATCATGCTGCCGGACTATAAAGTGGACAGCTGGGATTGGACGATCATCGTGCAGTCGGGTTCGTTCGATCCAGACAAGAAGCTGAGCGATTATTCGGAAGTGGAACTGGAGCAACTGCTCTATGGCAAGGCGAGAAAAGTGAAGATGGATTTCGCAGGGAAGGCAACGAATATTACAGTGGAAGGCGTTATTGAGAAGTTCACCAACAAATACATTAAGCAGGATGTAAAGACGAAGTCTGAGCGTACACAAAAAGCTGTTGCGCCGTTCATCTCTGAGGGTCCCTGCCCAAGCTGCCTCGGAGCAAGACTCAGTCAAGCCGCGCTAAACTGCAAAATCAACGGACTTAATATTGCGGAGATGTCCTCCATGGAGGTCGGTCGGCTTATCCGCGTCATTCAAGAGATTGACGATTCAGTTGCTGCACCGATGGTCAAATCGCTGACGGAGCGGTTGCAGCATCTGGTCGATATCGGACTGGACTACTTGACGCTGGACCGTGAGACGGATACATTGTCCGGCGGCGAGTCACAGCGCGTCAAGATGGTGAAGCACCTGAGCGGCAGTCTGGTGGATGTCACTTACATTTTCGATGAGCCCAGTGTTGGCCTGCACCCGCGTGATGTGCATAGACTAAACGAATTGCTTCAGAAGCTGCGCGACAAGGGCAATACCGTCATTGTCGTCGAGCATGATCCTGATGTAATCAAGGTGGCAGATCATATCGTCGACGTCGGTCCTCACGCCGGCAGCCACGGCGGTACCATCGTGTATGAAGGAAACTTCCAAGGTCTGCTAGAGTCAGGGACTCTGACTGGTACCCATATGAATCGGCCGCTCCAACTAAAGCAAGATTCCAGGAAAGCGACTGGCAAGCTGACCATCGAAAACGCCACACTTCACAACCTGCAAAATGTTAATGTTGATATTCCAACAGGAGTGCTGACGGTCGTTACCGGTGTCGCGGGCTCCGGCAAGAGTACGCTGATTAACGAAGTATTCCTCGCCAAGCATCCAGATGCGATTGTCATCGACCAATCGGCGGTAGGCGTGTCAACGCGCTCGAATCCCGCGACCTACACAGGGATTATGGATGATGTGCGAAAGGCGTTTGCTTCCGCGAACAAGGTCAACCAAGGTTTGTTCAGCTTCAACTCCAAGGGTGCTTGCGAGAACTGCCAAGGACTGGGTGTTGTGTATACAGACCTTGCATTCCTTGAAAGCGTAAAGTTGCCGTGCGAAGTATGTGGAGGTAGACGGTTCAAGGAAGAGGTGCTCGCGTACAAACTGAACGGCAAGTCAATTGCAGAAGTACTGGAGATGACCGTGGAGCAGGCATTGGAATTTTTTGAGCTAAAAGAGGTTGTGCGCAAGCTCCAGGCGATGAGTGATGTAGGGTTGAACTATATTACACTCGGCCAGCCGCTCAGCACGCTCTCGGGCGGGGAATGTCAGCGCATCAAGCTGGCAAGCGAGCTGCACAAGAAGGGCAGCATCTATGTGATGGACGAGCCGACGACTGGGCTGCATATGTCCGATATCGGTCACCTTCTGGAGATCATGAACCGCCTCGTGGATGCAGGCAATACGGTAATCGTCATCGAACACAACCTCGATGTGATCAGCCAAGCGGATTGGATTATCGATATGGGGCCGGACGGAGGCAGCAACGGCGGTCAGGTGGTCTTCGAGGGCACACCTCCGCAGATCATCCATGCGGAGCAATCGATCACGGGTAGATACTTGAAGTAA
- a CDS encoding TetR/AcrR family transcriptional regulator, which yields MTKEKIFQAALRLFARKGFEATSIRDIALEAEVTSSTLYHYMKTKEDLLVAIMQEGLQTLLGNAKEVLAELEAPEQQLAAFVQLHVTSHAIDKLTALVVDTEFRALTGNTREEIAKLRSEYELLWQRILTGGLEGGVFTIENTKLAVLALLQMCTGVAHWYSPDGPNSLEEISLNFSDMALALVQAKRNGQQLTVADLDLPEPARFFMKPWLGVTADEHS from the coding sequence TTGACAAAAGAAAAAATATTTCAAGCAGCATTACGGCTATTCGCAAGAAAAGGTTTTGAAGCAACCAGCATACGTGATATCGCCCTAGAAGCAGAGGTAACCTCTTCCACCCTTTATCATTACATGAAGACAAAAGAGGATCTGCTCGTTGCCATCATGCAAGAAGGATTACAGACTCTTCTTGGGAATGCAAAGGAAGTACTCGCTGAGCTTGAAGCGCCCGAACAGCAATTGGCAGCATTTGTACAGCTTCATGTTACCAGCCATGCCATTGATAAGCTAACAGCGCTAGTAGTAGATACCGAGTTCCGTGCGCTGACAGGAAATACGCGCGAAGAAATTGCCAAGTTGCGCAGTGAATATGAGCTACTCTGGCAGCGTATTTTAACGGGCGGATTAGAGGGGGGCGTATTTACAATAGAAAATACCAAGCTTGCCGTCCTGGCTTTGCTTCAAATGTGCACGGGCGTCGCCCATTGGTACTCGCCCGATGGCCCAAATTCATTGGAAGAAATCAGCTTGAATTTTTCGGATATGGCGCTTGCACTCGTTCAGGCAAAGCGAAACGGCCAACAACTGACTGTCGCTGATTTGGATCTGCCTGAACCCGCTCGTTTTTTTATGAAACCATGGCTGGGGGTTACGGCGGATGAACATTCTTGA